From a single Streptomyces rubradiris genomic region:
- a CDS encoding calcium-binding protein, translating to MLARPARRRVLRAVPVTALVLGTALAVPLTLAGPAGAAPAPATAEVNQYDWQLAYKAAAGQANKVTVTASLTADRTGITYLIDDVVPVGAGHGCGHPVAADHTKVSCTVTLVDSQDPYAALVMDLGDRGDTVAYKNATDQIYSYAEISLGAGDDKATDSGRLDGAYVSGDAGDDTLTVGKEGLAWGGDGNDTINAAGGGNIAQGGKGNDTLRGGAGSQSLSGDDGRDTITGGTGADELYGGKGDDVLYGNSGNDKLYGNSGNDRLYGGPGRDTLSGGPGRNVVRQD from the coding sequence ATGCTCGCTCGTCCCGCCCGCCGCCGGGTGCTCCGCGCCGTCCCGGTGACGGCCCTCGTCCTCGGTACGGCCCTGGCCGTCCCGCTCACCCTGGCCGGCCCGGCCGGTGCCGCGCCGGCTCCGGCCACCGCCGAGGTCAACCAGTACGACTGGCAGCTCGCCTACAAGGCCGCCGCCGGCCAGGCCAACAAGGTCACCGTCACCGCCTCGCTCACCGCCGACCGCACGGGCATCACCTATCTCATCGACGACGTGGTGCCGGTCGGGGCGGGCCACGGCTGCGGCCACCCCGTCGCCGCGGACCACACGAAGGTCTCCTGCACGGTCACCCTCGTGGACAGCCAGGACCCCTACGCCGCCCTGGTCATGGACCTCGGCGACCGCGGCGACACGGTCGCCTACAAGAACGCCACCGACCAGATCTACTCCTACGCCGAGATCTCGCTGGGCGCCGGCGACGACAAGGCGACCGACTCGGGCCGCCTCGACGGCGCCTACGTTTCGGGCGACGCGGGCGACGACACCCTCACGGTCGGCAAGGAGGGCCTGGCCTGGGGCGGCGACGGCAACGACACGATCAACGCGGCCGGCGGCGGCAACATCGCGCAGGGCGGCAAAGGCAATGACACGCTGCGCGGCGGTGCCGGGTCCCAGTCCCTGTCCGGCGACGACGGCAGGGACACGATCACCGGCGGCACCGGCGCCGACGAGCTGTACGGCGGCAAGGGCGACGACGTCCTGTACGGCAACAGCGGCAACGACAAGCTCTACGGCAACAGCGGCAACGACCGGCTCTACGGCGGCCCGGGCCGCGACACCCTCTCCGGCGGCCCCGGCCGGAACGTGGTCCGCCAGGACTGA
- a CDS encoding cupin domain-containing protein, with translation MAHTEHTAPVLLAQALASFTEQWSPRIVTTVNDYDVRVAKVEGEHLWHVHENTDEFFLVLSGELHIGLREPAGERTVVLPRGSVFTVPRGTEHKPYARVPTEIMLFEPAGTLTVGDRHEEVPDHVDVTAGHALG, from the coding sequence ATGGCACACACGGAACACACAGCACCGGTCCTCCTCGCGCAGGCCCTCGCCTCCTTCACCGAGCAGTGGAGCCCCCGCATCGTCACCACGGTCAACGACTACGACGTGCGCGTGGCGAAGGTGGAGGGCGAGCACCTCTGGCACGTGCACGAGAACACCGACGAGTTCTTCCTGGTCCTGTCCGGGGAGCTGCACATAGGTCTGCGCGAGCCGGCCGGCGAGCGCACGGTGGTGCTGCCCAGGGGCTCGGTGTTCACCGTCCCGCGCGGCACCGAACACAAGCCGTACGCGCGCGTGCCCACCGAGATCATGCTCTTCGAGCCCGCCGGCACCCTCACGGTGGGCGACCGGCACGAGGAGGTACCGGACCACGTGGACGTCACCGCGGGCCACGCCCTCGGCTGA
- a CDS encoding helix-turn-helix domain-containing protein, with protein sequence MPQESSQAPHRVAVLVDAGTNPFEVGVATEMFGLPRPELGLNGPLYEVTLCAPGPEIRMNHGFFTMGGLSGLEAVDTAGTLIVPGRPDNVVPRGPDVLAAIRRAHARGARVVSFCTGSFALAEAGLLDGRRATTHWMWAETFRDLHPAVRLEPDVLFVDEGDILTAAGSAAALDLGLHIWRRDHGAEMANAVSRRLVFAAHRDGGQRQFVERPVPEVPDESLGPLLAWAQERLGEPLTVAALAARAAVSPATLHRRFRSQLGTTPLAWLTGERVALACRLIERGEERLDVVAARSGLGTAANLRARLRRQTGLSPSAYRKRFGGVPGEGAVPV encoded by the coding sequence ATGCCGCAAGAATCCTCTCAGGCCCCGCACCGGGTGGCGGTGCTCGTCGACGCGGGCACCAACCCGTTCGAGGTCGGTGTCGCCACCGAGATGTTCGGGCTGCCCCGCCCCGAACTGGGCCTGAACGGGCCCCTCTACGAGGTGACGCTGTGCGCGCCCGGCCCCGAGATCCGGATGAACCACGGCTTCTTCACCATGGGCGGCCTGTCCGGCCTGGAAGCGGTGGACACCGCCGGCACCCTGATCGTGCCCGGCCGCCCGGACAACGTCGTGCCGCGCGGGCCGGACGTCCTGGCCGCGATCCGCCGCGCCCACGCGCGGGGCGCCCGCGTCGTCAGCTTCTGCACCGGCAGTTTCGCGCTCGCCGAGGCCGGGCTGCTGGACGGCCGCCGGGCCACCACCCACTGGATGTGGGCGGAGACCTTCCGGGACCTGCATCCCGCGGTGCGGCTGGAGCCCGATGTGCTGTTCGTCGACGAGGGCGACATCCTCACCGCGGCGGGCAGCGCCGCGGCGCTCGACCTCGGGCTGCACATCTGGCGCCGCGACCACGGGGCGGAGATGGCGAACGCCGTCTCCCGGCGCCTGGTCTTCGCCGCCCACCGCGACGGCGGGCAACGCCAGTTCGTGGAGCGCCCGGTGCCCGAGGTGCCCGACGAGTCCCTCGGCCCGCTGCTGGCCTGGGCGCAGGAACGCCTGGGCGAGCCGCTGACCGTCGCCGCTCTCGCCGCCCGCGCCGCCGTCTCGCCGGCCACCCTGCACCGCCGCTTCCGCAGCCAGCTCGGCACGACACCGCTGGCCTGGCTCACCGGGGAGCGCGTGGCGCTGGCCTGCCGGCTGATCGAGCGGGGCGAGGAGCGGCTGGACGTGGTGGCGGCGCGCAGCGGCCTGGGCACGGCGGCCAACCTGCGCGCCCGGCTGCGCCGCCAGACGGGGCTGAGCCCGTCGGCGTACCGCAAGCGGTTCGGCGGGGTGCCGGGAGAGGGGGCCGTGCCCGTATGA
- a CDS encoding LURP-one-related/scramblase family protein: protein MRFLVRDRILGIGDDWWIEDEHGRKTYLVDGKAMRLRDTFELKDTEGRVLIDIHQKMFALRDTMVIERDGEALARVRRKRLSLLRNHYRVALADGTELDVSGRVLDREFAVEYDGELLAVITRRWLTVRDTYGVDVVRDDADPALLIAVAVCVIHLAEKEGEED, encoded by the coding sequence ATGAGATTCCTCGTACGCGACCGGATCCTCGGCATCGGTGACGACTGGTGGATCGAGGACGAGCACGGCCGGAAGACCTACCTCGTCGACGGCAAGGCCATGCGGCTGCGGGACACCTTCGAGCTGAAGGACACCGAGGGGCGGGTCCTGATCGACATCCACCAGAAGATGTTCGCGCTGCGCGACACCATGGTGATCGAACGGGACGGCGAGGCCCTGGCCCGCGTCCGGCGCAAGCGGCTGTCCCTGCTCCGCAACCACTACCGGGTCGCCCTGGCGGACGGCACCGAGCTGGACGTGAGCGGCAGAGTCCTGGACCGCGAGTTCGCCGTCGAGTACGACGGCGAACTCCTGGCGGTGATCACCCGCCGCTGGCTGACCGTCCGCGACACCTACGGCGTGGACGTCGTCCGGGACGACGCCGATCCGGCACTGCTGATCGCGGTCGCGGTGTGCGTGATCCACCTCGCCGAGAAGGAGGGCGAGGAGGACTGA
- a CDS encoding carbon-nitrogen family hydrolase gives MRASLIQAAVDEREPADSRRRRLAALVREQSGADLVVLPELWTTGAFAYEEFGRAAEPLEGPTYEVMAKAASDAGVWLHAGSIPERDPEGPLYNTSLVFSPSGELAAAYRKIHRFGFDKGEAVLMGAGRDLVTVRLPETTLGLATCYDLRFPELFRALADAGAETLVIPAGWPERRRAHWTLLAQARAVENQAFVLACGTAGTHAGVPQAGHSIVVDPWGEVLAEAGPGEEVLTVDIDPVKPAATREQFPALKDRVLGLEPPRHRA, from the coding sequence GTGCGCGCCTCGCTGATCCAAGCAGCCGTGGACGAGCGGGAACCGGCCGACTCCCGGCGCCGGCGCCTGGCCGCGCTGGTGCGCGAGCAGAGCGGCGCCGACCTCGTCGTCCTGCCGGAGCTGTGGACCACCGGTGCCTTCGCCTACGAGGAGTTCGGCCGCGCGGCCGAGCCGCTGGAAGGGCCGACGTACGAGGTGATGGCCAAGGCGGCGAGCGACGCGGGCGTGTGGCTGCACGCGGGCTCCATCCCGGAACGCGACCCCGAAGGCCCCCTCTACAACACCTCGCTCGTCTTCTCCCCCTCCGGTGAACTGGCCGCGGCCTACCGCAAGATCCACCGCTTCGGCTTCGACAAGGGCGAGGCCGTGCTGATGGGCGCGGGCCGGGACCTGGTGACGGTCCGGCTGCCGGAGACCACGCTCGGCCTGGCCACCTGCTACGACCTCCGTTTCCCCGAACTCTTCCGCGCGCTGGCCGACGCGGGCGCCGAGACGCTGGTGATCCCGGCGGGCTGGCCCGAGCGGCGACGCGCGCACTGGACGCTGCTGGCTCAGGCGCGGGCGGTGGAGAACCAGGCGTTCGTCCTCGCCTGCGGAACGGCCGGGACGCACGCCGGAGTTCCCCAGGCGGGTCACTCGATCGTGGTGGATCCGTGGGGCGAGGTGCTCGCGGAGGCCGGCCCCGGCGAGGAGGTCCTCACGGTCGACATCGACCCGGTGAAGCCGGCCGCGACCCGGGAGCAGTTCCCGGCGCTGAAGGACCGCGTCCTGGGCCTGGAACCGCCCCGGCACCGGGCCTGA
- a CDS encoding maleylpyruvate isomerase family mycothiol-dependent enzyme — translation MSLHPTLQPYADAWTHSIEAISEMAQSLVEGEWNRRTPCPGWSVRDIISHVIGMDCEMLGDPRPIHALPRDLFHVATEHQRYMEMQVDVRRHHTAPEMTAELEYTVIRRNRQIRGESRDPGTLVRGPLGKEITLEQAYRMRAFDVWVHEQDLRTALGRPGSLDSPGAYVTRDVLLDALPKVVARDANAPRSSAIVFDVHGPVEFLRTVRVDIQGRGTVETVPALGPAATLTLDWETYVRLACGRVSPEAVADRVKTEGDQELAAAILRNFAVTP, via the coding sequence GTGAGTCTGCATCCCACTCTCCAGCCCTACGCCGACGCCTGGACGCACTCCATCGAAGCGATATCCGAGATGGCCCAGTCACTCGTCGAGGGCGAGTGGAACCGGCGGACCCCGTGCCCCGGCTGGTCGGTGCGCGACATCATCTCCCACGTCATCGGCATGGACTGCGAGATGCTCGGCGACCCGCGCCCCATCCACGCCCTGCCGCGCGACCTCTTCCACGTCGCCACCGAGCACCAGCGCTACATGGAGATGCAGGTCGACGTCCGCCGCCACCACACCGCGCCGGAGATGACGGCCGAGCTGGAGTACACGGTCATCCGCCGCAACCGCCAGATACGGGGCGAGTCCCGGGACCCCGGCACCCTGGTGCGCGGCCCGCTCGGCAAGGAGATCACCCTGGAGCAGGCCTACCGCATGCGGGCGTTCGACGTGTGGGTGCACGAGCAGGACCTGCGCACGGCCCTCGGCCGCCCCGGCAGCCTGGACTCGCCGGGCGCGTACGTCACCCGGGACGTGCTGCTCGATGCGCTGCCCAAGGTCGTCGCGCGGGACGCGAACGCCCCGCGCAGCTCGGCGATCGTGTTCGACGTGCACGGCCCGGTCGAGTTCCTGCGCACCGTCCGCGTCGACATCCAGGGCCGCGGCACCGTGGAGACCGTCCCCGCCCTCGGCCCGGCCGCCACCCTCACCCTCGACTGGGAGACCTACGTCCGCCTGGCCTGCGGCCGGGTCTCCCCCGAGGCGGTGGCGGACCGGGTGAAGACGGAGGGCGACCAGGAGCTGGCGGCGGCCATCCTGCGCAACTTCGCGGTCACCCCGTAA
- a CDS encoding MFS transporter: MSAPGRDATLPGDPPGGRRAVVVWSIGVAVYFVAVIFRTSLGVAGLDAADRFHVGASALSTFSILQLLVYAGMQIPVGLLVDRLGTKKVLSIGALLFTVGQLGFAFSPSYGTALASRALLGCGDAMTFISVLRLGTRWFPARRGPMVAQLAGLVGMAGNLVSTLVLARLLHGVGWTPAFAGSALAGALVLVLTLLFLKDHPEGMEPEPSPHRGAAYVRGQIAAAWREPGTRLGLWVHFTTQFPAMVFLLLWGLPFLVEAQGLSRATAGELLTLVVLSNMVIGLVYGQIVARHHAARLPLALGTVGATALLWAATLAYPGRHAPMWLLLVLCAVLGACGPASMLGFDFARPANPPERQGTASGITNMGGFIASMTTLFAIGVLLDATGDDYTVAFGSVFVLQALGVSQILRLRGRAARREREQLISSRIETVHVPA, translated from the coding sequence ATGAGCGCCCCGGGGCGCGACGCCACCCTCCCGGGCGACCCCCCGGGCGGCCGCCGGGCGGTCGTCGTCTGGTCCATAGGCGTGGCGGTCTACTTCGTCGCCGTCATCTTCCGCACGTCGCTGGGGGTGGCCGGGCTCGACGCGGCCGACCGCTTCCACGTGGGCGCCTCCGCCCTCTCCACCTTCTCCATACTCCAGCTGCTGGTCTACGCCGGCATGCAGATACCCGTCGGCCTGCTGGTCGACCGGCTCGGCACCAAGAAGGTGCTGAGCATCGGCGCGCTGCTGTTCACCGTCGGACAGCTGGGCTTCGCCTTCTCCCCGTCCTACGGCACCGCGCTCGCCTCCAGGGCCCTGCTGGGCTGTGGCGACGCGATGACCTTCATCAGCGTGCTGCGGCTGGGCACCCGCTGGTTCCCGGCCCGCCGCGGCCCGATGGTCGCGCAGCTCGCGGGGCTGGTCGGCATGGCGGGCAACCTGGTCTCCACCCTGGTCCTGGCCCGGCTGCTGCACGGCGTCGGCTGGACCCCGGCGTTCGCGGGCAGCGCGCTGGCGGGCGCGCTCGTCCTGGTGCTGACCCTGCTGTTCCTGAAGGACCACCCCGAGGGCATGGAACCGGAGCCGTCCCCGCACCGGGGCGCCGCCTACGTCCGCGGGCAGATCGCCGCCGCCTGGCGCGAGCCGGGCACCCGGCTGGGCCTGTGGGTGCACTTCACCACCCAGTTCCCGGCGATGGTGTTCCTGCTGCTGTGGGGCCTGCCGTTCCTCGTCGAGGCGCAGGGGCTCAGCCGGGCCACGGCGGGCGAGCTGCTCACCCTCGTCGTGCTGTCCAACATGGTGATCGGCCTGGTGTACGGCCAGATCGTGGCCCGGCACCACGCGGCGCGGCTGCCGCTGGCGCTGGGCACGGTGGGCGCGACCGCGCTGCTGTGGGCGGCGACCCTGGCCTACCCCGGGCGGCACGCGCCGATGTGGCTGCTGCTGGTGCTGTGCGCGGTGCTCGGCGCGTGCGGGCCGGCGTCCATGCTCGGCTTCGACTTCGCCCGGCCGGCCAATCCGCCCGAGCGGCAGGGCACGGCGTCCGGCATCACCAACATGGGCGGCTTCATCGCCTCCATGACGACGCTGTTCGCGATCGGCGTGCTGCTGGACGCGACCGGGGACGACTACACCGTGGCCTTCGGCTCCGTGTTCGTGCTCCAGGCGCTCGGGGTGAGCCAGATCCTCCGGCTGCGGGGGCGGGCGGCCCGGCGGGAGCGGGAGCAGTTGATCTCCAGCCGCATAGAGACGGTGCACGTGCCCGCGTAG
- a CDS encoding GntR family transcriptional regulator — translation MRTAVEHPASQSLKQPPAAERVYTHVKQGVLDRRYEGGTLLTEGELAEAVGVSRTPVREALLRLEAEGLIRLYPKKGALVLPVSAQEIADVVETRLLVEEHAARKAVPAPPGLLERLAELLERQKAQAAAGDLAAAAVTDRCFHAEIVRSGGNEILSRLYDQLRDRQLRMGVAVMHSHPDRIAKTLAEHEEILDALRAGDAETAVGVVHRHVSWVSNLARGEVR, via the coding sequence ATGAGAACGGCCGTCGAGCATCCCGCGTCCCAGTCCCTCAAACAGCCACCCGCCGCCGAACGCGTGTACACCCACGTCAAGCAGGGCGTGCTCGACCGCCGCTACGAGGGCGGCACCCTGCTGACCGAGGGCGAGCTGGCCGAGGCCGTCGGGGTCTCGCGCACGCCCGTCCGGGAGGCGCTGCTGCGCCTGGAGGCCGAGGGCCTGATCCGCCTCTACCCGAAGAAGGGCGCCCTGGTCCTGCCGGTCTCCGCGCAGGAGATCGCGGACGTGGTGGAGACCCGGCTGCTGGTCGAGGAGCACGCGGCCCGCAAGGCGGTACCCGCCCCGCCGGGTCTGCTGGAGCGGCTGGCCGAGCTGCTGGAGCGGCAGAAGGCGCAGGCCGCCGCCGGGGACCTGGCCGCCGCCGCGGTCACCGACCGCTGCTTCCACGCCGAGATCGTGCGCAGCGGGGGCAACGAGATCCTCTCCCGGCTCTACGACCAGCTACGCGACCGCCAGTTGCGGATGGGCGTCGCCGTCATGCACTCCCATCCCGACCGGATCGCCAAGACGCTCGCCGAGCACGAGGAGATCCTGGACGCGCTGCGTGCCGGGGACGCCGAGACGGCCGTCGGGGTCGTGCACCGGCACGTGAGCTGGGTCTCCAACCTCGCGCGGGGTGAGGTCCGATGA
- a CDS encoding D-alanyl-D-alanine carboxypeptidase family protein, with amino-acid sequence MITGIKGTSLRRAAVVTVTAGALAATGALTAAPAQAVTAPSIVAKGGYLMNNAGGSTLYGKKADTRLSTGSTTKIMTAKVVLAQPNLNLDAKVTIQKAYSDYVVKNNASQAHLIVGDQVTVRQLLYGLMLPSGCDAAYALADKYGSGSTRAARVKNFIGKMNTAAKNLGLKNTHFDSFDGIGNGSNYSTPRDLTKIASSAMKNSTFRAIVKTKTYTAKTRTKSGGTRTMAPWKNTNGLLSSYSGTIGVKTGSGPEAKYCLVFAATRKNKTVIGTVLASSSIANREADAKKLLNYGFARLG; translated from the coding sequence TTGATTACCGGCATTAAGGGCACCAGTCTCCGCAGGGCCGCCGTCGTCACCGTCACCGCCGGCGCGCTGGCCGCCACCGGCGCCCTCACCGCGGCGCCCGCGCAGGCCGTCACCGCGCCCTCGATCGTGGCCAAGGGCGGGTACCTGATGAACAACGCGGGCGGCTCGACGCTGTACGGCAAGAAGGCGGACACCCGGCTCTCCACCGGCTCCACCACGAAGATCATGACCGCCAAGGTCGTGCTCGCCCAGCCGAACCTCAACCTCGACGCCAAGGTCACGATCCAGAAGGCGTACAGCGACTACGTCGTCAAGAACAACGCCTCCCAGGCCCATCTGATCGTCGGCGACCAGGTGACCGTCCGGCAGTTGCTGTACGGCCTGATGCTGCCGTCCGGCTGCGACGCCGCCTACGCGCTCGCCGACAAGTACGGCTCCGGCTCGACCCGGGCGGCGCGCGTGAAGAACTTCATCGGCAAGATGAACACCGCCGCCAAGAACCTGGGCCTGAAGAACACCCACTTCGACTCCTTCGACGGCATCGGCAACGGCAGCAACTACTCGACGCCGCGCGACCTGACGAAGATCGCCAGCAGCGCGATGAAGAACTCCACGTTCCGCGCGATCGTCAAGACCAAGACGTACACCGCCAAGACCCGCACCAAGTCGGGCGGCACCCGCACGATGGCCCCCTGGAAGAACACCAACGGGCTGCTCAGCAGCTACAGCGGGACCATCGGCGTGAAGACCGGCTCCGGCCCGGAGGCCAAGTACTGCCTGGTCTTCGCCGCGACCCGGAAGAACAAGACGGTCATCGGCACCGTCCTCGCCTCCTCCTCCATCGCCAACCGCGAGGCGGACGCGAAGAAGCTCCTCAACTACGGCTTCGCCCGCCTGGGCTGA
- a CDS encoding GntR family transcriptional regulator, producing MLLRLDTSDTRPLHEQVAAAVRRAIAEGECRAGDRLPSARDLSAALDINVNTVLRGLRELRDEGLLEFRRGRGITVAQGAARRSGLQIRVRELVAEASRLGYSRTDVIEMIRGLT from the coding sequence ATGCTGCTGCGTCTGGACACGTCCGACACCCGCCCGCTGCACGAACAGGTCGCCGCGGCGGTCCGGCGGGCCATCGCCGAGGGCGAGTGCCGCGCCGGCGATCGGCTGCCCTCCGCCCGGGACCTCTCCGCGGCCCTCGACATCAACGTCAACACCGTGCTGCGCGGACTGCGCGAGCTGCGCGACGAGGGCCTGCTGGAGTTCCGGCGCGGCCGGGGCATCACGGTCGCCCAGGGGGCGGCCCGCCGCTCCGGCCTCCAGATCAGGGTGCGTGAGCTGGTCGCGGAAGCGTCCCGGCTGGGCTACAGCCGGACCGATGTCATCGAGATGATCCGGGGGTTGACATGA
- a CDS encoding DUF1648 domain-containing protein: MTGGETGPVSRSRTARWWPIGATAGVTAVLAGLPWALRDRLPDRPATHWSGGGTPDGSLPLWAACLVPAGVWLLAVLATSVRPRRSGTTAHPWRAMTLAPMGAVLVGAQVSVVRANLDHTDWHQARQPVLGVVLIGALAAVAVAATWRLAPRPAAGPAAAPTLEVPEGERLVWFSRTANPWLGLLAAVAGLVAVVALVALAMGLAGPAGLGTTCAASVVVSLSCATFSSVQAKVSEAGLEVSFGPLGWPVRRWSPDAIETARAEQRRPSQVGGWGYRISGLGTTVMLRAGDCLVIRPRGRRADFAVSVDDAERGAALLNTLRTRPSTD; the protein is encoded by the coding sequence ATGACGGGCGGGGAAACCGGGCCGGTGTCCCGGAGCCGTACCGCGCGATGGTGGCCGATCGGCGCGACGGCGGGCGTCACGGCCGTGCTCGCCGGACTGCCCTGGGCCCTGCGGGACCGGCTGCCCGACCGGCCGGCGACCCACTGGAGCGGTGGCGGCACCCCCGACGGCTCGCTCCCCCTGTGGGCGGCCTGCCTGGTCCCGGCCGGCGTCTGGCTGCTGGCCGTCCTCGCGACGAGCGTGCGCCCGCGCCGCTCCGGCACGACCGCGCACCCCTGGCGGGCGATGACGCTGGCGCCCATGGGGGCGGTGCTCGTCGGCGCCCAGGTGTCCGTCGTCCGGGCGAACCTGGACCACACCGACTGGCACCAGGCCCGCCAGCCGGTGCTCGGAGTGGTGCTGATCGGCGCGCTGGCGGCGGTCGCGGTGGCGGCCACCTGGCGGCTCGCCCCGCGGCCCGCCGCCGGCCCGGCCGCCGCGCCCACGCTGGAGGTGCCCGAGGGCGAACGCCTGGTGTGGTTCTCCCGGACGGCCAACCCCTGGCTGGGGCTGCTGGCGGCGGTCGCCGGGCTGGTGGCCGTCGTCGCGCTGGTCGCCCTGGCCATGGGTCTGGCCGGCCCCGCCGGGCTGGGGACGACGTGCGCGGCGTCCGTCGTCGTCTCGCTCAGCTGCGCCACGTTCTCCTCGGTCCAGGCGAAGGTGTCGGAGGCGGGCCTGGAGGTGTCGTTCGGCCCGCTGGGCTGGCCCGTCCGCCGCTGGTCCCCGGACGCCATCGAGACCGCCCGCGCCGAGCAGCGGCGGCCGTCCCAGGTCGGCGGCTGGGGATACCGGATCAGCGGCCTCGGCACGACGGTCATGCTCCGCGCCGGCGACTGCCTGGTCATCCGGCCCCGGGGCCGCCGCGCCGACTTCGCAGTCAGCGTGGACGACGCGGAACGGGGAGCGGCCCTCCTCAACACCCTCCGCACCCGGCCGTCCACCGACTGA
- a CDS encoding dihydrolipoamide acetyltransferase family protein, with the protein MTTMTDASVREFKMPDVGEGLTEAEILKWYVQPGDTVTDGQVVCEVETAKAAVELPIPYDGVVRELRFPEGTTVDVGTAIITVAVGGGAAPEAPEAPAEQPRAESAPAAEEPKPEGRQPVLVGYGVATTSTKRRPRKGPQADVPPPAQAIQAELNGHGGTLAEKPRPLAKPPVRKLAKDLGVDLASITPSGPDGVITREDVHAAAAPRAAEPVTEAPAAAPAAPAAAPAAPVPVASYDTARETRVPVKGVRKATAQAMVGSAFTAPHVTEFVTVDVTRTMRLVEELKQDKDMQGLRVNPLLLIAKALLVAIKRNPDINASWDEANQEIVLKHYVNLGIAAATPRGLIVPNIKDAHDKTLPQLAEALGELVTTAREGKTSPAAMQGGTVTITNVGVFGVDTGTPLLNPGESAILAVGAIKLQPWVHKGKVKPRQVTTLALSFDHRLVDGELGSKVLADVAAILEQPKRLITWG; encoded by the coding sequence GTGACGACGATGACGGATGCGTCCGTACGCGAGTTCAAGATGCCCGACGTGGGCGAGGGGCTCACCGAGGCCGAGATTCTCAAGTGGTACGTCCAGCCGGGTGACACGGTCACCGACGGCCAGGTGGTCTGCGAGGTGGAGACGGCGAAGGCCGCCGTCGAGCTGCCCATCCCCTACGACGGCGTGGTGCGCGAGCTGCGCTTCCCCGAGGGCACCACGGTGGACGTGGGCACGGCCATCATCACCGTCGCCGTGGGCGGCGGCGCCGCGCCCGAGGCCCCCGAGGCGCCCGCCGAGCAGCCCCGGGCGGAATCCGCGCCGGCCGCGGAGGAGCCGAAGCCGGAGGGCCGCCAGCCGGTCCTGGTCGGCTACGGCGTGGCCACCACCTCGACCAAGCGCCGCCCCCGCAAGGGCCCCCAGGCCGATGTGCCGCCACCGGCGCAGGCGATCCAGGCCGAGCTGAACGGCCACGGCGGCACCCTCGCCGAGAAGCCGCGCCCGCTGGCCAAGCCCCCGGTGCGCAAGCTGGCCAAGGACCTCGGCGTCGACCTGGCCTCGATCACCCCGTCCGGCCCGGACGGCGTCATCACCCGCGAGGACGTCCACGCGGCGGCCGCCCCGCGCGCCGCCGAACCGGTCACCGAGGCCCCGGCCGCCGCACCGGCGGCCCCGGCCGCCGCCCCCGCGGCCCCGGTGCCCGTGGCGTCGTACGACACCGCGCGCGAGACCCGCGTCCCGGTCAAGGGCGTCCGCAAGGCCACCGCGCAGGCGATGGTCGGCTCGGCGTTCACGGCACCGCACGTCACCGAGTTCGTGACGGTGGACGTGACCCGCACGATGCGACTGGTCGAGGAGCTGAAGCAGGACAAGGACATGCAGGGCCTGCGGGTCAACCCGCTCCTGCTCATCGCCAAGGCCCTGCTGGTCGCCATCAAGCGCAACCCGGACATCAACGCCTCCTGGGACGAGGCCAACCAGGAGATCGTGCTCAAGCACTACGTCAACCTGGGCATCGCCGCGGCCACCCCCCGCGGGCTGATCGTGCCGAACATCAAGGACGCGCACGACAAGACGCTCCCGCAACTGGCCGAGGCGCTCGGCGAACTGGTGACGACGGCCCGCGAGGGCAAGACCTCACCGGCGGCGATGCAGGGCGGCACGGTGACCATCACCAACGTCGGCGTCTTCGGCGTCGACACCGGCACGCCCCTGCTGAACCCGGGCGAGTCCGCGATCCTCGCGGTCGGCGCGATCAAGCTCCAGCCGTGGGTCCACAAGGGCAAGGTGAAGCCGCGTCAGGTCACCACCCTCGCCCTCTCCTTCGACCACCGCCTGGTCGACGGCGAACTGGGCTCCAAGGTCCTGGCGGACGTGGCGGCGATCCTGGAACAGCCGAAGCGGTTGATCACCTGGGGCTGA